Proteins co-encoded in one Pseudarthrobacter chlorophenolicus A6 genomic window:
- a CDS encoding LLM class flavin-dependent oxidoreductase, protein MHFSLFLTSRSRGPEEDRAVMQAMVEHAADAEQKGFDAVFLPDHHFTGYAPPASDPFIFAAYLAGKLERMHFGFSVQTLALHHPVRFAERLALLDQLTDGKLLVGVGSGTTPEEMIGFGVNYQDSSRLANENLEIAERLWAKQPGDEPVSFDNGHYRGAVVSRIVPAPYTKPEPRVMSVAARPSSVERAAKKAQPAFILAFTPPIIDSGNAYEEVKKNFGIYRSALEAAGHSEEAIRAALEWTTHSYQHVHIAETDEQAAAEMDIILEQYQETVEREHTANKAAEAISGVDLRPTPDARTEGYKGTWCLYGSPETVAAELQKYADLGIGNVLMAAMGGPLTDERRRFTAQTMRLFAERVQPLLLSNEAAADAEKVAAL, encoded by the coding sequence ATGCATTTTTCCCTGTTCCTCACTTCCCGTTCCCGCGGCCCCGAAGAAGACCGTGCCGTAATGCAGGCAATGGTGGAGCACGCCGCCGACGCCGAGCAAAAGGGTTTTGACGCCGTCTTCCTTCCCGACCACCACTTCACGGGTTACGCTCCGCCGGCAAGCGATCCCTTCATTTTTGCCGCGTACCTCGCGGGCAAACTGGAGCGTATGCACTTCGGCTTTTCCGTCCAGACCCTGGCCCTGCACCACCCTGTCCGGTTTGCCGAGCGGCTCGCCCTGCTGGACCAACTGACGGACGGCAAGCTTCTGGTGGGTGTCGGCAGCGGAACCACGCCGGAGGAAATGATCGGTTTCGGCGTGAACTACCAGGACAGCTCACGGTTGGCCAACGAGAATCTGGAGATCGCGGAGCGTCTCTGGGCCAAGCAGCCCGGCGATGAGCCGGTCAGCTTTGACAACGGCCACTACCGCGGCGCAGTGGTGTCCCGGATCGTTCCCGCGCCGTACACAAAGCCGGAACCCCGCGTTATGTCCGTGGCAGCGCGGCCTTCCAGCGTTGAGCGGGCAGCCAAGAAGGCCCAGCCGGCCTTCATTCTTGCCTTCACCCCGCCCATCATCGACAGCGGAAATGCGTATGAGGAAGTAAAGAAGAACTTCGGCATCTACCGCAGTGCCCTTGAAGCTGCGGGCCACTCGGAAGAGGCCATCCGCGCCGCCCTGGAATGGACCACCCACTCCTACCAGCACGTGCACATCGCGGAAACCGATGAGCAAGCTGCAGCCGAGATGGACATCATCCTTGAGCAGTACCAAGAGACCGTTGAACGCGAGCACACTGCCAACAAAGCGGCCGAAGCCATCAGCGGTGTTGACTTGCGCCCCACTCCCGATGCCCGGACCGAAGGCTACAAGGGAACCTGGTGCCTCTACGGCAGCCCGGAAACAGTAGCCGCCGAACTGCAGAAATATGCTGACCTGGGTATCGGAAATGTGCTCATGGCTGCGATGGGCGGGCCCCTCACGGACGAACGACGCCGCTTCACTGCCCAGACCATGCGGCTCTTCGCAGAGCGCGTTCAGCCCCTGCTGCTGTCCAACGAAGCCGCCGCGGACGCGGAAAAGGTGGCAGCTCTGTGA
- a CDS encoding LysR family transcriptional regulator, with translation MVNLLTADLNLLVALDALLMERNVTRAGARIGISQPAMSSSLQRLRRQFDDQLLTRIGSSYELTPLAQVLQEDVSQILRMVERTFDAQAVFDPAVSTRSFRIVTSDYCLTALSGTLMNMLQKEAPGVQVHFDAVTPEAVERIKETLQTADLMLIPKGHFSGFPHTELFTDNWVCVTGDTSPEKNLTVEQMRDARWARLFGTEVNSTLADRRVYDLQLGERTDIIVDSFLMLPFAVAGTSRLALVQERLAQMLASVAGVKIMQLPISLPTLVECAWWHPSKSPDPGHQWFRRLVARAAAELDAAAELGSEPAGPGSIHISEPSEAERPEPLTAQCLPA, from the coding sequence ATGGTCAACCTGCTGACTGCCGATCTCAACCTTTTGGTTGCCCTTGACGCTTTGCTGATGGAGCGAAACGTCACCCGGGCGGGGGCGAGGATCGGAATCAGCCAACCGGCCATGAGCTCTTCACTGCAAAGGCTGCGCCGGCAATTTGATGATCAGTTGCTGACCCGGATCGGCTCGTCATATGAGCTCACCCCCCTGGCGCAGGTCCTCCAGGAGGACGTTTCGCAGATCCTCAGGATGGTTGAACGTACCTTCGATGCGCAGGCTGTATTCGACCCTGCAGTCTCAACCCGCAGCTTCCGGATCGTTACGTCCGACTATTGCCTGACGGCTCTTTCCGGAACGTTGATGAACATGCTTCAGAAGGAGGCGCCGGGAGTGCAGGTGCACTTCGATGCCGTCACACCCGAGGCCGTGGAACGCATCAAGGAGACGCTCCAGACGGCGGATCTCATGCTCATACCCAAAGGGCACTTTTCCGGATTCCCCCACACGGAGCTGTTCACGGACAACTGGGTGTGCGTCACAGGAGACACTTCACCGGAAAAAAACCTGACGGTCGAGCAAATGCGCGACGCACGCTGGGCCAGGTTGTTCGGCACGGAAGTTAATTCGACGCTGGCTGACCGCCGGGTCTACGACCTTCAGCTTGGGGAAAGGACGGACATCATTGTTGACAGCTTCCTCATGCTGCCTTTCGCAGTAGCAGGGACGTCACGGCTCGCCCTTGTGCAGGAACGGCTGGCCCAGATGCTCGCATCCGTAGCCGGTGTCAAAATCATGCAGCTTCCCATCAGCCTCCCCACCTTGGTGGAGTGCGCTTGGTGGCATCCCTCCAAGTCCCCGGACCCGGGGCATCAGTGGTTCCGTCGGCTTGTTGCCCGCGCAGCAGCAGAGCTGGATGCGGCAGCAGAGCTTGGAAGTGAGCCTGCCGGCCCAGGGTCCATCCATATTTCAGAACCATCCGAAGCAGAACGCCCTGAGCCACTGACGGCCCAATGCCTTCCTGCCTGA
- a CDS encoding MFS transporter yields MRRSNVSPSTIPDDVDGSSALGVTAETGPSTPSDSVAQPPPPLRVGPIYAALLIIVLLGALDHTIVATALPTVVGELDGARHMAWIITAYTLAMTVGMPVYGRLGDRYGRPLLLMVALTIFLGASVLCGFAQDMFQLSLYRGIQGLGGAGLGVLPPAIIADLVPPRQRAKYLGPLGSVFGVATVISPLVGGAITDTVGWRWVFWINLPVGLLALAMAFSLRRLKTARGSGGVDWPGTLLMVLFTCSLVAVVSLGTEPGISAGILWTIGAVAAISGVLFVVVEIRSKHPLIPMKMFKSWPVVNAAGLGLVIGAGLFSVVAYLPSYVQMVYSTSASVAGMILLPMVLGMMVSTNLTGWLVSRTGRYKIFPLAGSALAVAAAIGLRLLQPGTPLPVVGILLAFLGLAVGSFMQITVVAAQNAMPHSVVGSVTASLGYLRELGVTVGTAVFGGLFAAMLAQSAAENTLGVPPSTITDPQAVQQLPANLQAGVAVIYTDAFLPIFGLLACIFAVGVLLSVFMPEQRLADHRDLK; encoded by the coding sequence GTGCGCCGTTCAAACGTGTCCCCATCCACCATCCCGGACGATGTGGATGGTTCTTCTGCCCTTGGCGTGACAGCGGAAACAGGTCCATCCACGCCGTCCGATTCAGTAGCCCAGCCGCCACCCCCGTTAAGGGTCGGCCCGATCTACGCAGCGTTGCTGATCATCGTGTTGCTGGGCGCCCTGGACCACACGATCGTGGCCACTGCGCTTCCCACTGTGGTGGGTGAGTTGGACGGTGCGCGCCACATGGCGTGGATCATCACGGCCTATACGCTGGCGATGACTGTCGGCATGCCTGTCTACGGACGGCTGGGGGACCGCTATGGCCGGCCTTTGCTCCTCATGGTTGCGTTGACAATCTTCCTCGGCGCCTCCGTTTTGTGTGGTTTCGCCCAGGACATGTTCCAGCTCTCCCTGTATCGGGGAATCCAGGGGCTGGGTGGAGCAGGGCTGGGTGTTCTCCCACCGGCCATCATCGCCGACCTCGTACCGCCACGGCAAAGAGCCAAATACCTCGGCCCTTTGGGATCGGTGTTCGGCGTTGCCACGGTGATCAGCCCCCTGGTTGGCGGCGCCATCACTGACACCGTTGGGTGGCGGTGGGTGTTCTGGATCAACCTTCCCGTTGGTCTCTTGGCCCTGGCCATGGCGTTTTCCCTTCGCCGTCTGAAAACCGCACGTGGCTCGGGCGGCGTCGATTGGCCGGGGACCCTCCTGATGGTTCTTTTCACCTGTTCTTTGGTGGCTGTGGTCTCGTTGGGCACCGAGCCGGGCATCTCCGCGGGCATTCTCTGGACCATCGGCGCGGTCGCGGCCATTTCCGGCGTGCTCTTCGTGGTGGTGGAGATCCGCTCCAAGCACCCCCTGATTCCGATGAAAATGTTCAAGAGCTGGCCCGTGGTCAATGCGGCCGGCCTGGGCCTGGTTATTGGTGCCGGCCTCTTCAGCGTGGTGGCGTACCTTCCCAGCTACGTGCAGATGGTGTACTCCACCTCGGCTTCCGTGGCCGGAATGATTCTCCTGCCAATGGTCCTGGGAATGATGGTTTCAACGAACCTCACCGGGTGGCTTGTGAGCCGTACCGGGCGGTACAAGATTTTCCCCCTGGCAGGCTCGGCTTTGGCCGTTGCAGCAGCCATTGGCCTCAGGCTCCTGCAGCCCGGTACCCCGCTGCCCGTAGTGGGGATCTTGCTGGCATTTTTGGGATTGGCCGTGGGCAGCTTCATGCAGATCACTGTCGTGGCGGCGCAAAATGCCATGCCGCACTCGGTGGTGGGCAGCGTCACCGCCTCCCTCGGCTACCTGCGTGAACTGGGGGTCACGGTGGGCACTGCGGTGTTCGGAGGCCTTTTCGCCGCCATGCTGGCGCAGAGTGCGGCTGAGAATACTTTGGGTGTCCCACCTTCCACCATCACTGATCCGCAGGCGGTCCAGCAGTTGCCGGCAAATCTGCAGGCCGGGGTGGCGGTTATCTACACCGACGCCTTCCTGCCGATCTTCGGATTGCTGGCGTGCATCTTCGCGGTCGGTGTTCTGCTGTCCGTCTTCATGCCGGAGCAGCGTTTGGCGGACCATAGAGACCTGAAGTAG
- a CDS encoding glycosyl hydrolase: MSDDATPALPSAADALFPGFADPPVTARPRVWWHWMDGNIDPAGIVKDLEWLSSSGAGGVQAFTGSMGIPQYTRERVSFRSPAWQTAISCAASTSTRLGLELAVATSAGWSATGGPWVAPHAGMKKLVWSTTAVTAGQPALPRLAVPPSVSGPFQDVPFGAIRNDPVGVPEFYDDVAVLALPRRGGHFQLTPSRVVASGTTSGDRHPESLADGTFWPTAEVVAASGTTWITAEFDQPTHVSSVRVGLPASRGFGVAPAPTAHVEASTDGVTFSKVADLPASGSPVRSASFPTITARCFRLVLETGKGHEFPLVQGIKPLPFAASKGGGTFKVSAFQLFSGGRVARSEEKAGYAPVPDYYALDGRTCHTSDAVQPQDIIDVTAFLGPDGILDWTPDSGDWTILRYGYSLTGHLNAPAPVDATGLEVDKLDAALVTRYFSDYLGFFEEALGSGLDGVSALLSDSIESGPQNWTGAMRAEFMKRRGYDLLPWLPAISGIVVGSAEQSDSFLWDLRKTISELLAENHYGTIADIARERGLTYYAEALEDHRPQLGDDVGMRSYADVPMGAMWCYEPDKGPQPTYVADLRGAASVAHVYGKAATGAESMSAFGKPFAFAPRTLKPIADLEFALGVNLLNIHTSPHQPEAVPKPGVTLSPYLGQSFTRNETWAHAAKPWLDYLGRCSYLLQQGIYAADVAYFYGEEAPVTGVFGDTAPEVPAGHGFDLINLDGLLNHVTVTPAGGLLTTGGTTYRLLYLGGTSHRMTLRAVRRLIELLQDGALVAGWRPERSPSQSDDPAEWSAAVDLLWGGHPGLIDLAGVAAEEGVSTALARAGVEPDWVMEAAAAANLPVIHRQLPNAELYFVSNQRERAEQVSASFRGTATAAECWDPVAASRTPIAFRPEAGRTAVELQLEPFGSAFVLLHRTGGATVNVSDTSEEIAAAHTLEGPWEVTFDGDGQDPSALVMPGVAPWAGPGADAHGPDVTGFSGTGTYRHTFSTDGILTGPGKRLLLDLGGVSELAEVRVNGSTVGTLWTCPFRVDVTDAIRAGSNEVEIAVTNTWWNRLAGDAAEGNFARPAASIFEPDAPTMPAGLHGPVRLLVLDD, encoded by the coding sequence GTGAGCGACGATGCCACGCCTGCCCTCCCGTCAGCTGCCGATGCTTTGTTTCCCGGATTCGCGGACCCACCCGTCACGGCCCGCCCCCGGGTGTGGTGGCACTGGATGGACGGAAACATCGACCCCGCTGGGATCGTCAAGGACCTTGAGTGGCTTTCCTCCTCCGGCGCAGGTGGAGTCCAGGCCTTCACCGGTTCCATGGGCATCCCCCAGTACACCCGGGAGCGCGTCTCTTTCCGTTCCCCGGCATGGCAAACGGCCATCTCCTGCGCGGCGTCCACTTCCACCAGGCTGGGACTGGAACTGGCCGTGGCCACCTCCGCCGGTTGGAGCGCGACGGGCGGGCCTTGGGTGGCACCCCACGCCGGAATGAAGAAGCTCGTTTGGAGCACCACGGCGGTGACCGCCGGCCAGCCGGCACTGCCCCGGTTGGCCGTACCGCCGTCGGTATCCGGCCCTTTCCAGGACGTCCCCTTCGGAGCGATCCGCAATGATCCCGTTGGCGTCCCGGAGTTTTACGACGACGTGGCGGTACTGGCATTGCCCCGGCGCGGCGGACACTTCCAGCTGACGCCTTCACGGGTGGTTGCCAGTGGTACCACTTCCGGGGACCGGCATCCTGAATCCTTGGCCGACGGCACGTTCTGGCCGACGGCGGAGGTTGTGGCAGCCTCCGGCACTACATGGATAACGGCAGAATTCGATCAGCCAACGCACGTTTCCTCGGTGCGTGTGGGGCTGCCGGCCTCGCGTGGTTTCGGCGTAGCGCCGGCCCCGACAGCGCATGTGGAAGCCAGCACCGACGGCGTCACGTTCAGCAAGGTGGCTGATCTCCCGGCATCCGGGTCACCTGTCCGGTCCGCAAGTTTCCCCACGATCACAGCACGCTGCTTTCGGCTGGTCCTGGAGACCGGAAAAGGCCACGAATTCCCCCTGGTACAGGGGATAAAACCACTGCCTTTTGCAGCTTCCAAGGGCGGCGGGACGTTCAAGGTTTCAGCTTTCCAGCTGTTCTCCGGCGGGCGCGTGGCCAGGTCGGAGGAAAAGGCCGGCTACGCGCCCGTGCCCGATTACTACGCGCTCGACGGCAGGACTTGCCATACGTCCGACGCCGTCCAGCCGCAGGACATCATTGATGTCACCGCGTTCCTTGGACCCGATGGAATTCTCGACTGGACACCGGACAGCGGAGATTGGACCATCCTGCGGTACGGGTATTCCCTGACCGGGCACCTCAACGCCCCGGCCCCCGTTGACGCTACCGGCTTGGAGGTGGACAAGCTGGACGCCGCTTTGGTTACCCGGTACTTCAGCGATTACCTGGGTTTCTTCGAAGAAGCCCTCGGCAGCGGCCTGGACGGGGTGTCTGCGCTGCTCAGCGACAGCATCGAATCAGGGCCCCAGAACTGGACCGGTGCCATGCGTGCCGAGTTCATGAAACGCCGCGGCTACGATCTGCTGCCGTGGCTTCCTGCCATCAGCGGCATCGTTGTTGGCAGTGCGGAACAAAGCGATTCCTTCCTGTGGGACCTCCGGAAGACCATCTCCGAACTCCTCGCGGAGAACCACTATGGAACCATCGCGGACATCGCCAGGGAACGGGGCCTGACGTATTATGCGGAGGCTTTGGAGGACCACCGGCCGCAGCTGGGCGACGACGTCGGGATGCGTTCCTACGCTGATGTTCCCATGGGTGCCATGTGGTGCTACGAGCCGGATAAGGGACCCCAGCCCACCTACGTTGCCGATCTTCGTGGGGCCGCGTCGGTTGCCCACGTGTACGGAAAGGCAGCCACCGGGGCAGAATCCATGAGCGCCTTTGGCAAACCGTTCGCTTTTGCACCCCGGACGCTCAAACCAATCGCGGATCTGGAGTTCGCTTTGGGGGTCAACCTCCTGAACATCCACACTTCACCCCATCAGCCCGAGGCAGTACCCAAGCCCGGAGTCACCCTGTCGCCTTACCTTGGACAGTCCTTTACCCGGAATGAGACCTGGGCGCACGCGGCAAAGCCGTGGCTCGATTACCTGGGCCGCTGCAGCTACCTGCTGCAGCAGGGTATTTACGCCGCCGACGTCGCCTACTTTTACGGTGAGGAAGCGCCCGTCACCGGCGTTTTCGGCGATACCGCCCCCGAAGTCCCGGCAGGCCACGGCTTTGATCTCATCAACCTGGACGGGCTGCTCAACCACGTCACCGTAACGCCCGCTGGCGGCCTTCTCACCACTGGCGGCACCACCTACCGGCTCCTTTATCTCGGAGGGACCAGCCACCGGATGACGCTCCGGGCGGTTCGGCGACTCATCGAACTGCTGCAGGACGGAGCCCTCGTGGCCGGATGGCGTCCCGAACGCTCCCCCAGCCAAAGCGACGACCCCGCTGAGTGGAGTGCCGCCGTCGACCTTCTTTGGGGCGGACATCCGGGCTTGATTGACCTCGCGGGGGTGGCTGCAGAGGAGGGCGTGTCCACTGCGTTGGCCCGGGCGGGGGTGGAGCCCGACTGGGTTATGGAGGCCGCGGCGGCAGCAAACCTGCCCGTCATCCACCGGCAGTTGCCGAACGCAGAACTGTATTTCGTCAGCAACCAGCGCGAACGTGCCGAACAGGTCAGCGCCTCTTTCAGGGGCACGGCGACCGCCGCCGAATGCTGGGATCCGGTGGCTGCTTCCCGGACTCCCATCGCCTTTCGCCCGGAGGCCGGAAGAACCGCAGTGGAGCTGCAGCTGGAACCGTTCGGTTCGGCCTTCGTCCTCCTGCACAGGACCGGTGGGGCAACTGTGAATGTCTCCGATACCAGCGAAGAGATTGCCGCAGCGCACACGCTTGAGGGCCCTTGGGAAGTGACCTTCGACGGCGATGGCCAGGATCCGTCCGCCCTTGTGATGCCGGGCGTGGCTCCTTGGGCCGGACCCGGGGCCGACGCCCACGGGCCCGACGTGACCGGCTTCTCGGGGACAGGAACGTACCGCCACACTTTCTCAACCGATGGGATTCTGACCGGACCCGGCAAGCGGCTTCTGCTGGATCTGGGCGGGGTGAGTGAACTGGCTGAGGTCAGAGTCAACGGCAGCACTGTGGGCACTTTGTGGACCTGCCCGTTCCGCGTCGACGTCACAGACGCGATCCGGGCCGGCAGCAATGAGGTGGAAATAGCTGTGACCAATACCTGGTGGAACCGGCTTGCCGGCGATGCCGCAGAGGGGAACTTCGCCCGCCCTGCGGCCTCCATCTTTGAGCCGGATGCACCAACCATGCCTGCTGGCCTTCACGGCCCGGTGCGGTTGCTGGTCCTGGACGACTGA
- a CDS encoding flavin reductase family protein translates to MTQSIRASTTETQDTSPENAAWFRYVLGQYPTGVTLITAATDDDEPVGMVVGTFSSVSLDPALVAFMPDVRSTSWPKIRDTGSFCANVLTAGQQDVCRAFSRKAEDRFTANQWGDTPSGSPRLEGAAAWIDCDIEDVIRSGDHDIVIGRVKALGVGSSRELPLLFLRGGYGSFTIPSIISPATALTRHVKAADAARPVIEALADALKLEVLVSGVVDDSVVVLTAAGVDSSPGGSPSRVGVSFGLAAPLAPLYVAWAGEAAEKRWIDNARVVVGEVDATLAHAELEQVRSLGYAVSVDVGAAAEFERIVYVPSDTAAPDLSGVLPLLIERAASSGPAALDDPAGVTSLHAPVFDSEGQVAVTLTLNGFPGNESLTRLEECRDSLLGAARSITDAIGGNPPPQTP, encoded by the coding sequence ATGACACAGAGCATCCGCGCTTCCACCACAGAAACCCAGGACACCAGCCCGGAAAATGCAGCCTGGTTCCGTTATGTCCTGGGCCAGTACCCCACCGGTGTCACTCTGATCACCGCTGCGACCGATGACGACGAACCAGTGGGAATGGTGGTGGGCACTTTCAGTTCCGTATCGCTGGATCCTGCGTTGGTGGCCTTCATGCCCGACGTCCGTTCGACGAGTTGGCCCAAAATCCGCGATACGGGTTCCTTCTGCGCCAATGTCCTGACCGCCGGGCAACAGGATGTTTGCCGCGCCTTCTCCCGCAAAGCCGAAGACCGTTTCACGGCCAACCAATGGGGCGATACCCCGTCCGGCAGCCCGCGGCTGGAAGGTGCCGCGGCCTGGATCGACTGCGACATTGAGGACGTGATCCGTTCCGGGGACCACGACATCGTGATTGGCCGCGTCAAAGCCCTGGGTGTGGGATCCTCCCGGGAACTTCCCTTGCTGTTCCTTCGTGGCGGCTACGGCTCGTTCACCATCCCCTCCATCATCTCTCCCGCAACGGCGCTGACCCGGCACGTCAAAGCCGCTGACGCCGCCCGTCCCGTCATTGAAGCCCTGGCGGATGCCTTGAAGCTGGAGGTCCTGGTCAGCGGAGTGGTTGATGATTCCGTGGTGGTGCTGACAGCGGCTGGAGTGGACAGCTCTCCCGGAGGTTCGCCGTCACGGGTGGGGGTCTCCTTCGGCCTCGCCGCTCCCCTGGCGCCCCTCTACGTGGCATGGGCGGGAGAAGCTGCGGAAAAGCGTTGGATCGACAACGCCCGCGTCGTCGTGGGTGAAGTCGACGCCACGCTCGCACATGCTGAGCTGGAACAGGTCCGCTCCCTGGGATACGCCGTGTCCGTGGATGTTGGCGCTGCGGCCGAGTTTGAGCGGATTGTCTACGTACCCAGCGACACCGCAGCACCTGATCTCAGCGGCGTTCTGCCCCTCCTCATCGAGAGGGCCGCCTCCTCCGGGCCCGCAGCGCTGGATGATCCTGCAGGGGTCACGTCCTTGCATGCCCCGGTCTTCGATTCCGAAGGGCAGGTGGCTGTGACGCTCACGCTCAACGGATTCCCTGGAAATGAATCCTTGACACGCCTGGAGGAGTGCCGCGACAGCTTGCTCGGGGCAGCACGGTCCATCACGGATGCGATCGGAGGTAATCCCCCGCCCCAGACTCCCTAG